Part of the Haloarcula sp. H-GB4 genome is shown below.
CGTCCCGTTTTACCGGGAGAAGCTCGACGAGGCGGGCGTCTCGCCCGAAGACATCCAGAGTATCGACGACATCACGAAACTGCCGATGACGACAAAAGAGGATTTCCGCGACGAGTACCCTGATGGGCTTTTCGCCGTAGACGACGAGGAGGTTGCCCGCATCCACGCGTCGTCCGGGACGACCGGGAAGCCGAAAATCGTCTCCTACACGGATGACGACCTCGACAACTGGAGTGAAGTCGTTGCACGGTCGCTGGCTGCGAGCGGGACCGAACCGGGCGACACCGTCCAGAACGCCTACGGATACGGGCTGTTCACCGGCGGATTGGGACTCCACGACGGAGCCGAGGAGCTGGGGGCCACAGTTATCCCTATCGGGAGCGGCCAGACCCAGCGACAGGTCGAGTTGATGACCGACTTGGAGAGCGATGTGTTCACATGCACCCCGTCGTATGCGCTGTACCTCGCCGAAACGGCCGAGGAAATGGGCCACGACCCCAGCGACCTGCCGATCTCGACGATTATCTTCGGAGCGGAACCGTGTACCGATCCGATGCGGGCAGAAATCGAAGATCGGCTGGGTGTCGACGGCATCGATGTTTACGGGCTCTCGGAGATCATCGGTCCCGGCGTCTCGTGTGAATGTCACGAAGCGCAGGACGGGCTTCACATCTGGGAGGACCACTTCTACCCGGAAGTCATCGACCCACACACGAAAGAACCGGTCGAGGAGGGCGAAGAGGGTGAACTCGTTCTGACAACACTCACCAAGGAAGCGTTGCCGGTCTTCCGGTACCGAACGGGCGACCTCACGACGCTGAATTACGACGAGTGCGCGTGTGGACGGACGATGGTACGGATGGACAACGTCACCGGTCGGACAGACGACCTCCTCATTGTCCGTGGCGTGAACCTCTATCCCAGCGAAATCGAACACGCCGTATTGGATATCGACGGCGTTGCTCCGCATTACCGGATCGACCTCTACAGAGAGGACAACCTCGACATCCTGGAACTCACCATCGAACGGACTCCAGAGCAAGGGCCAGGCGACGAAGCGCTGGAAGCCGAAATCATCGAGCGCCTCGAAAACGTGCTCGCGTTCACCCCGGACGAACTCGAACTCGTTGCGCCCGGCAGCATCGAACGAACGCAGGTCGGCAAAGTAAAACGCGTTTACGACCACCGTGACTGACTGTCAGGGCCGGTAGACTCGTCCACGAAACGTCGCGATG
Proteins encoded:
- the paaK gene encoding phenylacetate--CoA ligase PaaK is translated as MVYKKLETADRTELRALQTDRLQGIVSHAYENVPFYREKLDEAGVSPEDIQSIDDITKLPMTTKEDFRDEYPDGLFAVDDEEVARIHASSGTTGKPKIVSYTDDDLDNWSEVVARSLAASGTEPGDTVQNAYGYGLFTGGLGLHDGAEELGATVIPIGSGQTQRQVELMTDLESDVFTCTPSYALYLAETAEEMGHDPSDLPISTIIFGAEPCTDPMRAEIEDRLGVDGIDVYGLSEIIGPGVSCECHEAQDGLHIWEDHFYPEVIDPHTKEPVEEGEEGELVLTTLTKEALPVFRYRTGDLTTLNYDECACGRTMVRMDNVTGRTDDLLIVRGVNLYPSEIEHAVLDIDGVAPHYRIDLYREDNLDILELTIERTPEQGPGDEALEAEIIERLENVLAFTPDELELVAPGSIERTQVGKVKRVYDHRD